A region from the Salvia splendens isolate huo1 chromosome 15, SspV2, whole genome shotgun sequence genome encodes:
- the LOC121768283 gene encoding uncharacterized protein LOC121768283 isoform X1, whose protein sequence is MATDTTALSYWLNWRFLLCAIGIVVAMIVAALVIWRYEGRRPPSSRRSGDQRNKGASWATSSSSIHPVWLLGYRIVAFCTLLGLILADTILHGVGIFYYYTQWTFTLVTIYFGMASSLSILGCLRCCIKRETKGDHSIVADTEHGLFVPPLDTTKTSLNGSHNPTLVTPSIAEYAFQIIFQICAGAVMLTDSVYWLVLYSKEDNISFLHVCMHSVNAVFLLGDTILNALSFPFFRIAYFALWTCVFVIFQWIIHACVSMSWPYTFLDLSSPYAPLWYLGVGLMHIPLYGIFSVIFKIKRRYSSR, encoded by the exons ATGGCAACGGACACGACTGCCCTGAGCTACTGGCTGAACTGGAGATTCTTGCTGTGTGCAATAGGGATTGTGGTGGCTATGATCGTTGCAGCGCTCGTTATATGGAGGTATGAAGGGCGCAGGCCGCCCAGTAGCCGTAGAAGTGGGGATCAGAGGAACAAGGGTGCATCTTGGGCAACAAGTTCGAGCTCAATCCATCCTGTTTGGCTGCTTGGTTATCGGATTGTTGCTTTCTGCACCTTACTAGGATTGATTCTTGCTGATACTATTCTCCATGGTGTTGGCATATTCTACTACTACACGCA GTGGACGTTCACATTGGTCACCATCTATTTTGGG ATGGCTTCATCTCTCTCCATCCTCGGATGTCTGCGTTGCTGCATTAAAAGGGAGACGAAGGGGGATCATTCCATCGTTGCAGATACAGAGCATGGCCTGTTTGTACCACCACTGGACACCACAAAAACAAGCTTGAACGGCTCTCACAACCCTACCCTTGTAACTCCATCTATCGCAGAATATGCCTTTCAAATAATCTTTCAG ATATGTGCTGGGGCTGTCATGCTCACTGATTCAGTGTATTGGCTCGTACTGTACAGCAAAGAAGACAATATATCCTTT CTGCACGTTTGCATGCATTCCGTCAACGCAGTTTTCCTCCTCGGTGACACCATTTTAAACGCCCTG AGTTTCCCCTTCTTTCGAATTGCTTATTTTGCTCTGTGGACATGTGTATTCGTCATTTTCCAGTGGATCATCCATGCTTGTGTTTCAATGag TTGGCCGTATACCTTCCTAGACTTGTCATCTCCTTATGCACCCTTATg GTATCTGGGTGTTGGCTTGATGCATATTCCATTATATGGGATCTTCTCTGTTATATTCAAGATCAAGCGACGGTATTCATCAAGATAG
- the LOC121768283 gene encoding uncharacterized protein LOC121768283 isoform X2 yields the protein MIVAALVIWRYEGRRPPSSRRSGDQRNKGASWATSSSSIHPVWLLGYRIVAFCTLLGLILADTILHGVGIFYYYTQWTFTLVTIYFGMASSLSILGCLRCCIKRETKGDHSIVADTEHGLFVPPLDTTKTSLNGSHNPTLVTPSIAEYAFQIIFQICAGAVMLTDSVYWLVLYSKEDNISFLHVCMHSVNAVFLLGDTILNALSFPFFRIAYFALWTCVFVIFQWIIHACVSMSWPYTFLDLSSPYAPLWYLGVGLMHIPLYGIFSVIFKIKRRYSSR from the exons ATGATCGTTGCAGCGCTCGTTATATGGAGGTATGAAGGGCGCAGGCCGCCCAGTAGCCGTAGAAGTGGGGATCAGAGGAACAAGGGTGCATCTTGGGCAACAAGTTCGAGCTCAATCCATCCTGTTTGGCTGCTTGGTTATCGGATTGTTGCTTTCTGCACCTTACTAGGATTGATTCTTGCTGATACTATTCTCCATGGTGTTGGCATATTCTACTACTACACGCA GTGGACGTTCACATTGGTCACCATCTATTTTGGG ATGGCTTCATCTCTCTCCATCCTCGGATGTCTGCGTTGCTGCATTAAAAGGGAGACGAAGGGGGATCATTCCATCGTTGCAGATACAGAGCATGGCCTGTTTGTACCACCACTGGACACCACAAAAACAAGCTTGAACGGCTCTCACAACCCTACCCTTGTAACTCCATCTATCGCAGAATATGCCTTTCAAATAATCTTTCAG ATATGTGCTGGGGCTGTCATGCTCACTGATTCAGTGTATTGGCTCGTACTGTACAGCAAAGAAGACAATATATCCTTT CTGCACGTTTGCATGCATTCCGTCAACGCAGTTTTCCTCCTCGGTGACACCATTTTAAACGCCCTG AGTTTCCCCTTCTTTCGAATTGCTTATTTTGCTCTGTGGACATGTGTATTCGTCATTTTCCAGTGGATCATCCATGCTTGTGTTTCAATGag TTGGCCGTATACCTTCCTAGACTTGTCATCTCCTTATGCACCCTTATg GTATCTGGGTGTTGGCTTGATGCATATTCCATTATATGGGATCTTCTCTGTTATATTCAAGATCAAGCGACGGTATTCATCAAGATAG
- the LOC121766602 gene encoding RNA-binding protein 48-like yields the protein MPKSKYETPAVRVYTVCDESRYLIVRNVPSLGCGDELLKLFSTYGRVAECKPMDSEECEAYTDVYWIKFHQLSNARFAKRKIDESVFLGNQIQVTYAPEYESLSDTKEKLEGRRKEVLARLNPRRSKGHSDSRREPSSASTPSIKGSGPPTSSSLSQRKLGESRAGITGHASSMPLVSSDKEYFPSESMNQTVKLVREKLNKIESSSEHGALGSSKKARVDNRRRI from the exons ATGCCTAAATCAAAATACGAGACCCCTGCAGTTCGTGTTTATACAGTTTGTGATGAATCAAG GTACCTGATTGTTAGGAATGTTCCTTCTTTGGGTTGTGGAGATGAGCTCTTGAAATTGTTCTCTACTTATGGCCGAGTTGCAGA ATGTAAGCCGATGGATTCGGAAGAATGTGAGGCTTATACCGATGTTTATTGGATCAAATTTCATCAACTCAGCAATGCTAG GTTTGCCAAAAGAAAGATAGACGAGTCTGTGTTTCTAGGAAACCAAATACAAGTGACATATGCACCCGAGTATGAGAGCCTCTCTGACACAAAAGAGAAGTTAGAAGGACGGAGGAAGGAAGTTCTAGCACGACTTAACC CAAGAAGATCTAAAGGCCATTCGGATTCTAGGAGAGAGCCTTCCTCAGCTTCCACTCCTTCGATCAAGGGGTCAGGTCCCCCTACTTCTTCTTCCTTATCTCAAAG gaaattgGGCGAGTCACGGGCTGGTATCACAGGACATGCTTCCTCCATGCCATTAGTCTCTTCGGATAAG GAATATTTTCCATCAGAATCGATGAATCAAACGGTTAAGTTGGTTAGGGAGAAACTGAATAAG ATAGAATCAAGTTCCGAGCATGGGGCGTTGGGGTCCTCCAAGAAGGCGCGTGTCGACAATAGAAGAAGAATCTAG
- the LOC121768282 gene encoding CRS2-associated factor 2, chloroplastic-like: MAILSSLPNPNLFSSLPTTPPPSSRPSVPQKPPIQPPKYPPLKSKRPPKSDPSTNPAFNSHHRTSKYYKPVKPGQKLHPDDNDDRAVVVGNSGISYQLPGAPFEFMYSYSETPRAQPLAIREPAFLPFAPPTMPRPWTGKAPVKKSKRNIKLFEPLGGCGGDDENPNENLWSKKYEMLRGYEMGKFNVRPRKEVLGAPLTRTEMREMVKHLLSTNKQVNLGRDGLTHNMLELIHTHWRRQPVCKVRCLGVPTVDMNNICRCIEEKSGGKIIYRMGGVLYLFRGRNYDHQKRPHFPIMLWKPATPVYPKLIQDAPEGLTKEEADELRMKGKRLLPIRKLAKNGVYITLVRDVRTAFEGSELVRIDCRGLQPSDYKKIGAKLKELVPCVLLSFDDEQILMWRGREWKSMYRNEVPQIYLPSANDSSPTDLLDTESRQVSPKMMALWQRAIESGRASVLHEVNVSPDELLSKVEEFESASQAITHSYPATIYSDDRRSSPDSRALVGEDEDDFSEDDECFDAVESQVPLGSLPIDLLAMQFSDGDESDYEN; this comes from the exons ATGGCGATTCTCTCATCACTCCCAAATCCAAACCTCTTCTCATCTCTCCCCACCACTCCACCCCCCTCCAGCCGCCCCTCTGTCCCCCAAAAGCCCCCAATCCAACCCCCCAAATACCCCCCTTTAAAATCCAAACGCCCCCCAAAATCAGATCCTTCCACCAACCCCGCCTTCAATTCCCACCACCGCACCTCCAAATACTACAAACCCGTCAAGCCCGGGCAGAAACTCCACCCCGACGACAACGATGACCGCGCCGTCGTCGTCGGAAATTCCGGAATTTCCTACCAATTGCCCGGCGCCCCTTTCGAATTCATGTACAGCTATTCCGAGACGCCTAGGGCTCAGCCTCTGGCGATTCGGGAGCCCGCATTTCTGCCCTTCGCCCCTCCCACGATGCCGCGCCCGTGGACGGGGAAGGCGCCGGTGAAGAAGAGTAAGAGGAATATCAAGCTGTTTGAGCCGTTGGGCGGCTGTGGCGGTGATGATGAAAATCCGAATGAGAATTTGTGGTCGAAGAAGTACGAGATGCTGAGGGGCTATGAGATGGGGAAGTTCAATGTGAGGCCGCGGAAGGAGGTGTTGGGGGCGCCGCTGACGAGGACGGAGATGAGAGAGATGGTGAAACACTTGTTGTCCACTAACAAACAGGTGAATTTAG GTAGAGATGGATTAACACATAATATGCTGGAGCTGATACACACACATTGGAGGAGACAGCCTGTTTGTAAAGTCCGTTGTTTGGGTGTCCCAACTGTCGACATGAATAACATATGCCGGTGCATTGAG GAAAAATCCGGTGGCAAGATAATTTATAGGATGGGCGGAGTGTTGTACCTGTTCCGTGGCAGAAACTATGATCACCAAAAACGGCCTCACTTCCCGATAATGCTTTGGAAACCAGCTACACCAGTTTATCCGAAGCTTATACAAGATGCCCCCGAGGGGCTGACGAAGGAAGAAGCAGATGAGTTGAGAATGAAAGGGAAAAGGCTTCTCCCAATCCGTAAATTAG CAAAAAATGGGGTTTACATCACCCTGGTGAGGGATGTTAGGACCGCATTTGAAGGGTCCGAATTGGTGAGGATAGATTGCCGAGGGTTGCAACCTAGTGATTACAAGAAGATAGGAGCTAAGTTGAAG GAATTGGTGCCCTGCGTGCTGCTATCGTTCGATGATGAGCAAATACTGATGTGGAGAGGAAGGGAGTGGAAATCAATGTATCGGAACGAAGTTCCTCAGATATACCTACCTTCTGCTAATGACTCGTCCCCTACAGATCTTTTGG ATACGGAGTCGAGGCAGGTAAGCCCTAAGATGATGGCGCTCTGGCAACGGGCCATTGAGTCAGGAAGAGCATCGGTTCTGCATGAGGTTAACGTGAGCCCGGACGAGCTTCTTTCGAAGgtggaggagtttgagagcgcGTCTCAGGCAATCACACACTCTTATCCCGCCACGATCTATTCGGATGACCGGAGATCGTCACCAGATTCTAGAGCGCTAGTTGGAGAGGATGAGGATGATTTTAGTGAAGATGATGAGTGTTTTGATGCAGTGGAATCTCAAGTTCCATTAGGATCACTGCCAATAGATCTGTTAGCAATGCAATTCAGCGATGGTGATGAATCTGATTATGAGAATTAG
- the LOC121768284 gene encoding signal recognition particle receptor subunit beta-like: protein MDDQKLENLKIQLQQLHNEAHEFLQSIPPTQLYGAIGVVIFTIFFFLIIRLFKHRASNTIVLTGLSGSGKTVLFYQLRDGSSHQGTVTSMEPNEDTFVLHSETTKKGKVKPVHVVDVPGHSRLKPKLDEFLPLAAGIVFVVDAVEFLPNVRAASEYLYDILTKASVVKRKIPLLLLCNKVDKVTAHTKDFIRKQLEKEIDKLRASRTALSSADIANEYSLGVPGEAFAFHQSLNKISVAETSGSTGDISQLEQFIREYVQA, encoded by the exons ATGGATGACCAGAAATTGGAGAATCTGAAGATCCAATTGCAGCAGTTACACAATGAAGCACACGAATTTTTGCAGAGTATCCCGCCAACGCAGCTCTATGGTGCTATCGGAGTAGTCATTTTCACTATATTCTTCTTCTTAATCA TTCGTCTTTTCAAGCATAGGGCTTCGAATACCATTGTGCTCACTGGATTAAGTGGAAGTGGAAAAACTGTTCTTTTTTACCAG CTTCGGGATGGCTCCTCACATCAAGGTACTGTGACATCAATGGAACCAAATGAGGATACATTCGTACTACACTCGGAGACAACTAAG AAGGGAAAAGTGAAGCCTGTTCACGTTGTTGATGTTCCTGGGCATTCACGTCTTAAACCCAAACTAGATGAATTCTTGCCTCTGGCAGCTGGAATAGTTTTTGTAGTAGATGCTGTGGAATTCTTACCTAATGTCCGTGCTGCTTCAGA GTACCTCTATGATATTTTAACCAAGGCTAGTGTTGTGAAGAGAAAGATCCCTTTGCTACTCTTGTGCAACAAGGTAGACAAAGTTACAGCACATACAAAAGATTTCATCAGAAAACAACTCGAGAAGGAAAT CGACAAGCTCCGTGCATCAAGAACAGCATTATCTTCAGCTGATATTGCTAATGAATACTCACTCGGGGTACCTGGAGAAGCTTTTGCATTTCATCAGAGCCTCAACAAAATCTCAGTTGCAGAAACGTCTGGTTCAACTGGTGACATCTCTCAGTTGGAGCAGTTTATCAGAGAATATGTTCAAGCTTGA